One region of Streptomyces davaonensis JCM 4913 genomic DNA includes:
- a CDS encoding helix-turn-helix domain-containing protein, giving the protein MEVRHQDTDTRGIVDPAGLLTRVRFRRHRPAEPLRHYVEWYWLIDWDLPEPYASQIVPHPAVNLTFQWDEDEGPPYGELTGVTRSLYTRKLSGRGRVCGVKFRPGGFRPYAPAEPVSRWTDRALPAEDVFPQATGEAARTVVTPVDDRDRVAALDAFLSALAPAPDPQAALAMELVRRIRADRTVRRVGDFADAEGLSTRALQRLFSAYVGVSPKWVLLRYRIQEALDHAGTHSDTDWAALADELGYADQAHLIRDFTATVGVPPTAYAQAAAPA; this is encoded by the coding sequence ATGGAGGTTCGCCACCAGGACACCGACACCCGGGGCATCGTGGACCCGGCCGGCCTGCTGACCCGCGTGCGCTTCCGCCGCCACCGGCCCGCCGAGCCGCTGCGCCACTACGTCGAGTGGTACTGGCTGATCGACTGGGACCTGCCCGAGCCGTACGCCTCGCAGATCGTCCCGCACCCGGCCGTCAACCTCACCTTCCAGTGGGACGAGGACGAGGGCCCGCCGTACGGGGAGCTGACCGGGGTGACCCGCAGTCTGTACACCCGGAAGCTGAGCGGACGCGGCCGGGTCTGCGGGGTGAAGTTCCGCCCCGGCGGCTTCCGGCCCTACGCCCCCGCGGAACCTGTCTCCCGGTGGACCGACCGGGCCCTGCCCGCCGAGGACGTCTTCCCGCAGGCCACGGGCGAGGCCGCCCGCACGGTCGTCACCCCCGTCGACGACCGGGACCGGGTGGCCGCCCTCGACGCCTTCCTGTCGGCCCTGGCCCCCGCCCCTGACCCCCAGGCCGCCCTCGCCATGGAGCTCGTCCGGCGCATCCGCGCCGACCGCACGGTCCGCCGGGTCGGCGACTTCGCCGACGCGGAGGGGCTGTCGACCCGGGCACTCCAGCGGCTGTTCTCGGCGTACGTGGGCGTGAGCCCCAAGTGGGTACTGCTCCGCTACCGCATCCAGGAGGCCCTGGACCACGCCGGCACCCACTCGGACACCGACTGGGCCGCCCTCGCCGACGAACTCGGCTACGCCGACCAGGCCCACCTGATCCGGGACTTCACGGCCACGGTGGGGGTGCCGCCGACGGCGTACGCACAGGCGGCGGCACCCGCCTAG